The following coding sequences lie in one Syngnathus scovelli strain Florida chromosome 1, RoL_Ssco_1.2, whole genome shotgun sequence genomic window:
- the LOC125985842 gene encoding protocadherin beta-16-like: MEVILTNIFSGMENKRCASFGYGLVFLLFFFRTVNGDASYSIPEEMKRGSVIGNIAKDMGLDLGQLSARKARIDPEDNNVQHCGVNLSTGDLIVQERIDREGLCGKKASCVLKQELVLENPLELHRINIRVLDINDNSPQFNEETLKLEIQESAVKGTRFLLGEAHDGDIGENTVQSYTLQDNDYFKLNIKTKAGGRKYCELVLDKELDREDEKHMMLLLTAYDGGSPQRSGTVQIHVTVLDANDNAPVFSQTVYEASLPENSPLDTLVITVSASDRDEGINSEITYAFDHASDDKNKVFTLHPKTGEVKVSGVVDYEKVSSYEMQISAKDGLGLVSYSTLIIELTDVNDNGPVINLKSLTNPIPENVSPGTEMGIINVQDKDSEQNGQVHCSIQQNVPFKLVPSIKNYYSLVTTGLLDRELVSDYNITISATDEGSPPLSSSKSVHLSVGDINDNPPVFEEQSYSAYLSENNKAGSTLCSVSAKDPDWRQNGTVIYSLLPAEVNGAPVSSYVSVNGDTGAIHAVRSFDYEHLRSFQVQVMARDNGSPPLSSNVSVSVFIWDVNDNSPQILYPAPEGNSFMTELVPKAAHGGSVVSKVIAVDADSGQNAWLSYHILKSTDAGLFTIGLHSGEIRTQRDISESDSMKQNLIVAVKDNGQPPLSATCSMYLLISDNLAEVPELKDISYDEKNSKLTSYLIIALVSVSTFFLTFIMVVLAVRFCRRRKPRLLFDGAVAIPSAYLPPNYADVDGTGTLRSTYNYDAYLTTGSRTSDFKFVSSYNDNTLPADQTLKKSPSDFVDELHDSFDPLEVCSL, translated from the coding sequence ATGGAAGTGATTCTTACAAATATTTTCAGTGGAATGGAGAACAAAAGATGTGCGTCGTTTGGCTACGgccttgtttttcttctctttttcttCCGCACCGTCAATGGAGACGCGAGCTACTCTATCCCAGAAGAAATGAAACGTGGATCTGTAATCGGGAATATCGCCAAGGATATGGGACTTGATTTGGGCCAGTTGTCTGCTCGTAAAGCACGCATTGATCCAGAGGATAACAACGTCCAGCACTGTGGCGTCAACCTCAGCACGGGTGACTTGATTGTGCAGGAAAGGATCGACAGAGAGGGGCTTTGCGGTAAAAAGGCATCATGTGTTTTAAAACAGGAACTCGTACTGGAAAATCCATTAGAGTTACACCGAATTAATATTCGTGTTCTAGATATTAATGATAATTCACCACAGTTTAATGAAGAAACACTGAAATTAGAAATTCAGGAATCGGCAGTCAAAGGCACTCGTTTTCTACTTGGAGAAGCACATGATGGTGACATAGGAGAAAATACAGTTCAAAGCTACACTCTGCAGGACAATGATTatttcaaattaaatataaaaactAAAGCGGGTGGACGAAAATACTGCGAATTGGTTTTAGACAAAGAATTAGATAGAGAAGATGAAAAACACATGATGCTCTTGCTGACTGCATATGATGGCGGCTCCCCTCAGAGATCAGGTACAGTTCAAATACACGTCACTGTGCTGGACGCTAATGATAACGCCCCTGTGTTTAGCCAGACAGTGTATGAAGCCAGTCTGCCTGAAAACTCACCTCTTGATACATTGGTGATCACAGTGAGTGCAAGTGATAGAGATGAAGGAATAAATAGTGAAATCACATACGCATTTGACCATGCGTctgatgacaaaaacaaagtctTTACTTTACACCCCAAAACTGGAGAAGTGAAAGTGTCTGGTGTTGTTGATTATGAGAAAGTCTCATCTTATGAAATGCAAATAAGTGCGAAAGATGGTCTTGGTTTAGTGTCTTATTCAACATTAATCATTGAACTTACTGATGTAAATGACAACGGCCCTGTAATTAATTTAAAGTCTTTGACTAATCCAATACCAGAGAATGTTTCGCCTGGTACAGAGATGGGCATCATAAATGTACAGGACAAAGACTCTGAGCAGAATGGACAGGTGCATTGCTCCATTCAACAAAACGTCCCCTTCAAGTTAGTTCCATCTATCAAAaactattattctctggtcactACTGGACTTCTAGACCGTGAACTCGTGTCTGATTACAACATTACAATCAGCGCCACCGACGAGGGCTCTCCTCCTCTGTCCTCCTCGAAAAGCGTCCACTTGTCTGTGGGAGATATCAACGACAACCCGCCCGTATTTGAAGAACAGTCCTACAGTGCATACCTGAGTGAAAATAACAAAGCTGGCTCCACTTTATGCTCTGTCAGTGCTAAAGACCCTGACTGGAGACAGAATGGCACCGTCATTTATTCTCTCTTACCTGCTGAGGTGAACGGCGCCCCGGTGTCCTCCTACGTGTCTGTCAACGGAGACACGGGGGCGATCCACGCCGTCAGGTCCTTTGATTACGAACACCTGAGGAGTTTTCAAGTTCAGGTCATGGCCAGAGACAACGGTTCTCCTCCGCTGAGCAGCAACGTGAGTGTCAGCGTGTTCATCTGGGACGTAAATGACAACTCTCCTCAGATCCTGTACCCAGCCCCGGAGGGCAACTCCTTCATGACCGAGCTGGTCCCCAAAGCTGCACATGGAGGCTCTGTGGTGTCCAAAGTGATCGCGGTGGACGCCGACTCGGGCCAGAACGCCTGGCTGTCCTATCACATTCTGAAGTCCACAGATGCGGGACTTTTCACCATTGGTCTCCACAGCGGCGAGATCAGGACCCAGCGGGACATTTCCGAGTCTGACAGCATGAAGCAGAACCTGATTGTGGCCGTGAAAGATAACGGACAGCCCCCTCTCTCGGCCACCTGCTCCATGTATTTGCTTATTTCTGATAACTTGGCCGAGGTGCCGGAGCTGAAGGACATATCCTACGACGAGAAGAACTCCAAGCTGACCTCTTATCTGATCATCGCGCTGGTGTCCGTGTCCACCTTCTTCCTGACCTTCATCATGGTGGTCCTGGCTGTGAGGTTTTGTCGCAGAAGAAAGCCCAGACTGTTGTTTGATGGAGCAGTTGCCATCCCCAGCGCGTATCTGCCTCCTAATTACGCAGATGTGGACGGCACGGGAACTTTACGCAGCACCTACAACTATGACGCCTACTTGACAACAGGCTCCAGAACCAGTGACtttaagtttgtgtcctcttacAATGACAATACGCTGCCTGCTGACCAGACTCTGAAGAAAAGTCCGTCTGACTTTGTTGATGAGCTTCATGATTCTTTCGACCCCTTGGAGGTATGCAGTCTTTAA